In Natronoarchaeum mannanilyticum, a genomic segment contains:
- the prf1 gene encoding peptide chain release factor aRF-1, with amino-acid sequence MSQQDAEQSDRKKYEFRKVIEDLKEYEGSGTQLVTIYVPPDKQISDVVAHVTQEHSEASNIKSKQTRTAVQDALSSIKARLKYFDTYPPENGVVLFSGAVDSGGGRTEMVTEVLENPPQPIESFRYHCDSAFLTEPLEHMLADKGLYGLIVLDRREANVGWLRGKRVEPVKSATSLVPGKQRKGGQSAQRFARLRLEAIDNFYQEVAGMANDLFVAERHELDGILVGGPSPTKDEFLDGDYLHHELQDKVLGKFDVSYTDESGLYDLVDAGEEALADAELMEDKSLMEEFFQELHGGEEATYGFEQTRRNLVMGSVETLLISEDLRKDVVTYECSNGHEEREVIDRRKNTPTHTCSECGEEVEADEEDDAREDAIDHLIDIAEQRGTDTTFISTDFEKGEQLYDAFGGVAGILRYSTGV; translated from the coding sequence ATGAGTCAGCAGGACGCCGAACAGTCCGACCGGAAAAAGTACGAGTTCCGGAAGGTCATCGAGGACCTCAAGGAGTACGAGGGCTCGGGGACTCAGCTCGTCACCATCTACGTGCCGCCGGACAAGCAGATCAGCGACGTCGTCGCCCACGTCACCCAGGAGCACAGCGAGGCGTCGAACATCAAGTCCAAGCAGACCCGCACCGCCGTGCAGGACGCCCTCTCGTCGATCAAGGCCCGCCTGAAGTACTTCGACACCTACCCGCCGGAGAACGGCGTCGTGCTGTTCTCGGGCGCCGTCGACTCCGGCGGCGGGCGCACCGAGATGGTCACCGAAGTGCTGGAGAACCCGCCCCAGCCCATCGAGTCGTTCCGCTACCACTGCGACTCGGCGTTCCTGACCGAACCGTTAGAGCACATGCTGGCCGACAAGGGGCTGTACGGCCTTATCGTGCTCGACCGGCGCGAGGCCAACGTCGGCTGGCTGCGGGGCAAACGCGTCGAGCCCGTCAAGTCCGCCACGTCGCTGGTGCCCGGCAAGCAGCGAAAAGGGGGCCAGTCCGCCCAGCGATTCGCTCGACTCCGGCTCGAAGCGATCGACAACTTCTACCAGGAGGTCGCCGGGATGGCCAACGACCTGTTCGTCGCCGAGCGCCACGAGCTCGACGGCATCCTGGTGGGCGGCCCCTCGCCGACGAAAGACGAATTTCTAGACGGCGACTACCTCCACCACGAGCTCCAGGACAAGGTGCTCGGCAAGTTCGACGTCTCCTACACCGACGAGTCCGGCCTGTACGACCTGGTCGACGCCGGCGAGGAGGCGCTGGCCGACGCCGAGCTCATGGAGGACAAGTCGCTGATGGAGGAGTTCTTCCAGGAGCTCCACGGCGGCGAGGAGGCGACTTACGGCTTCGAGCAGACCCGCCGGAACCTCGTCATGGGCTCGGTCGAGACGCTGCTGATCAGCGAGGATCTCCGCAAGGACGTCGTCACCTACGAGTGTTCCAACGGCCACGAGGAGCGCGAAGTGATCGACCGGCGCAAGAACACGCCGACCCACACCTGCAGCGAGTGCGGCGAGGAGGTCGAAGCCGACGAGGAGGACGACGCCCGCGAGGACGCCATCGACCACCTCATCGACATCGCCGAGCAGCGCGGCACCGACACCACGTTCATCTCGACTGACTTCGAGAAGGGCGAGCAGCTCTACGACGCGTTCGGCGGCGTCGCCGGCATCCTGCGGTACTCGACGGGCGTCTGA
- a CDS encoding PAS domain S-box protein has protein sequence MIEPITVLHVDDEPPLLDLTKTFLEREGGIEVRTESDPERALELLDGSIDCVLSDYQMPAMDGIEFLDAVRERRPSIPFVLFTGKGSEEIASEAISAGVSDYIQKETGSDQYTVLANRIRNLVDQRRTEQTLRQRVEAIEAASEGIAIFDGCGELAYANEAYSELYGRDLDDLFGEHWRDIHSEWAIERADDEVLPSLREGGQWSGELPVERSDGTTVPSSVSVASIERGATGRNPDDERSGGAVCVVRDLTERRERERELEEQRRRFRSLLESLPGMAYRARTDSGWPMEFVSEGCERLTGYEPDALESGEVSWGESVIHPDDLETVNRVTREALDNGDAFALEYRILTKSGDVRWVSERGHRVEPEILEGYIADVSARRQLEEELRRERGDAAVGSNDRDAAGRDTEAPDDA, from the coding sequence ATGATCGAGCCGATCACCGTACTCCACGTCGACGACGAGCCGCCGTTGTTGGACCTGACGAAGACGTTCCTCGAACGGGAGGGCGGCATCGAGGTGCGGACCGAGTCGGATCCCGAGCGCGCCCTCGAACTGCTCGACGGCTCGATCGACTGCGTGCTCAGCGACTACCAGATGCCTGCGATGGACGGCATCGAGTTCCTCGACGCCGTGCGCGAGCGCCGCCCGTCGATCCCGTTCGTGCTGTTTACCGGCAAGGGCAGCGAGGAGATCGCCAGCGAGGCGATCTCGGCGGGCGTCTCGGACTACATCCAGAAGGAGACCGGCAGCGACCAGTACACCGTGCTGGCCAACCGCATCCGAAATCTCGTCGACCAGCGCCGGACCGAGCAGACGCTCCGCCAGCGCGTCGAGGCGATCGAAGCCGCCTCCGAGGGGATCGCGATCTTCGACGGCTGCGGCGAGTTGGCGTACGCGAACGAGGCGTACTCGGAGCTGTACGGTCGCGACCTCGACGACCTGTTCGGCGAGCACTGGCGCGACATCCACTCGGAGTGGGCGATCGAGCGGGCGGACGACGAGGTCCTGCCGTCGCTGCGCGAGGGCGGGCAGTGGTCCGGAGAACTACCCGTCGAGCGGTCCGACGGGACGACCGTTCCCTCGTCGGTGTCGGTCGCGTCCATCGAGCGAGGAGCGACGGGCCGCAACCCGGACGACGAACGGAGCGGCGGCGCCGTCTGCGTGGTACGTGACCTCACCGAGCGCCGCGAGCGCGAGCGGGAACTCGAGGAACAACGACGCCGCTTCCGGTCGCTGCTGGAAAGTCTGCCCGGGATGGCGTACCGGGCGCGCACCGACTCGGGATGGCCGATGGAGTTCGTCAGCGAGGGGTGCGAGCGGCTCACCGGCTACGAGCCCGACGCGCTGGAGTCCGGCGAGGTCTCCTGGGGCGAGTCGGTGATCCACCCCGACGACCTCGAGACGGTGAATCGGGTCACCCGCGAGGCGCTGGACAACGGCGACGCCTTCGCCCTGGAGTACCGCATCCTGACGAAATCCGGCGACGTCCGCTGGGTCTCCGAGCGCGGCCACCGCGTCGAGCCCGAGATCCTCGAGGGGTACATCGCGGACGTGAGCGCGCGTCGGCAACTCGAGGAAGAGCTTCGCCGCGAGCGCGGCGACGCCGCCGTCGGTTCGAACGACCGCGACGCTGCCGGTCGTGACACCGAGGCGCCGGACGACGCCTGA
- a CDS encoding tRNA (guanine(26)-N(2))-dimethyltransferase codes for MQIREGAVEIEVPEQESEGIDDAVFFNPVQELNRDLTVAALRAYREREERANSYLDAMAASGARGVRAAVDGWDVTLCDLDPDAVALCERNLERNGVEGEVVERDVNALLHESVYDVVDIDPFGTPMPFADAALANTRDLVCVTATDTAPLCGAHFDSGVRKYSAIPRNTEYHAEMGLRVLVSALVRTAARYDVGATPILSHATNHYARTYLDLDHSATDANEAIDGLGHVHHCEDCLHRESEPGLIAHPPETCPNCGGNRVLTAGPIWLGQLTDSEFAAATREQVSEDMGTAEDCRDLLDTLEDELDEPTHFDQHKLCKQWTRSAVAMDDFLEQLRDAGYEATRAHYGGTTFKTDAAVSEIEAATSE; via the coding sequence ATGCAGATCCGGGAGGGCGCAGTCGAGATCGAGGTGCCCGAACAGGAGTCCGAGGGCATCGACGACGCGGTGTTTTTCAACCCCGTCCAGGAGCTCAACCGCGACCTGACCGTCGCGGCGCTGCGGGCCTACCGAGAGCGCGAGGAGCGGGCGAACTCCTATCTCGACGCGATGGCCGCCAGCGGCGCCCGCGGCGTCCGCGCCGCGGTCGACGGCTGGGACGTCACGCTCTGTGACCTCGATCCCGACGCCGTCGCCCTCTGCGAACGCAATCTCGAACGCAACGGCGTCGAGGGCGAGGTCGTCGAGCGCGACGTCAACGCCCTGCTCCACGAGTCGGTGTACGACGTCGTCGACATCGACCCGTTCGGAACGCCGATGCCCTTTGCCGACGCGGCGCTGGCCAACACGCGGGACCTCGTCTGCGTCACCGCGACCGACACGGCGCCGCTCTGCGGCGCGCACTTCGACAGCGGCGTCCGCAAGTACTCCGCGATCCCGCGAAACACCGAGTACCACGCCGAGATGGGCCTGCGCGTGCTCGTCTCCGCGCTGGTCCGAACGGCCGCTCGATACGATGTCGGCGCAACGCCGATCCTCTCTCACGCAACCAACCACTACGCCCGGACCTACCTCGATCTCGACCACAGCGCGACCGACGCCAACGAGGCGATCGACGGGCTGGGCCACGTCCACCACTGCGAGGACTGTCTCCACCGCGAGAGCGAGCCGGGGTTGATCGCCCACCCGCCCGAGACGTGCCCGAACTGCGGCGGCAACCGCGTCCTCACTGCGGGACCGATCTGGCTGGGGCAGCTGACCGACAGCGAGTTCGCCGCGGCGACCCGCGAGCAGGTCTCGGAAGATATGGGGACCGCCGAGGACTGCCGGGACCTGCTGGACACGCTGGAAGACGAACTCGACGAGCCGACTCACTTCGACCAGCACAAGCTCTGCAAGCAGTGGACGCGCTCGGCCGTCGCGATGGACGACTTTCTGGAACAGCTTCGAGACGCCGGCTACGAGGCGACCCGGGCCCACTACGGCGGGACGACGTTCAAGACCGACGCCGCCGTCTCGGAGATCGAGGCCGCGACGAGCGAGTAA
- a CDS encoding YhjD/YihY/BrkB family envelope integrity protein, with translation MRQRLDAVPDDVRAVAVAAQSEQITFLAAAVAYYAFVSLIPLSLLGLVIASVMGGAVFEGQVVATAGEFLTPDAQNLLTEALTGEAGRGGATIVGTVVLLWSGLRLFRGLDKAFSQVYGTIGSKSIVNEFLNALAVSVAIVVGVASMTIIGAAIERLPAGGMSPQIGFALLVATLAVVFYPMYLLLPDADIEPREALPGTLFASLGWVVLGAGFQLYTANAGTFAAYGVLGGVLLLVTWLYFGALIVMLGAVVNAVLADRLDADDAAAMDYEPGYDPSGLAEGAAAAGVGQGPNGAPGAREGGACTAGETNVHASNDRPTTDRQVQRDGARQSDTTEAMTGEDSSERPDDADEDADLGEETPDSDSSATGAGDPKTDGGPGADADRESGDSTGPNGPTASDGPTTSDDPNDADDPTASERVRPGTAPASEVARLNSEIADLRSELDEFEENVDDRTVDRDEFEGDLKRYVRRRVRRGHARGWGPYLVLLYGTAMTIAALYTPYLGGGWAIFAMIVIWLSTLGLYVLMVLVGAGLSLLGVPGRLRNAIGSWRS, from the coding sequence GTGCGACAGCGACTCGACGCCGTTCCGGACGACGTTCGCGCGGTAGCGGTGGCCGCCCAGTCAGAGCAGATCACGTTCCTGGCGGCCGCGGTCGCCTACTACGCGTTCGTCTCGCTGATCCCGCTGTCGCTGCTGGGGCTGGTGATCGCCTCTGTGATGGGCGGCGCCGTCTTCGAGGGGCAGGTCGTCGCGACCGCCGGCGAGTTTCTCACGCCCGACGCCCAGAATCTGCTCACGGAAGCGCTGACCGGCGAGGCCGGCCGCGGGGGCGCGACGATCGTCGGGACCGTCGTGTTGCTCTGGAGCGGGCTGCGGCTGTTCCGCGGGCTCGACAAGGCGTTCTCGCAGGTGTACGGCACGATCGGCTCGAAGTCGATCGTCAACGAGTTCCTCAACGCGCTGGCGGTCTCGGTGGCGATCGTCGTCGGCGTCGCCTCGATGACCATCATCGGGGCGGCGATCGAACGGTTGCCCGCGGGCGGGATGTCGCCCCAGATCGGGTTCGCGCTGCTGGTCGCGACGCTGGCGGTCGTGTTTTACCCGATGTACCTGCTGCTGCCGGACGCCGACATCGAGCCGCGCGAGGCGCTGCCGGGGACGCTGTTCGCGTCGCTCGGGTGGGTGGTGCTGGGCGCCGGCTTCCAGCTCTACACGGCCAACGCGGGCACGTTCGCGGCCTACGGCGTGCTCGGCGGTGTGTTGCTGCTCGTGACGTGGCTGTACTTCGGTGCGCTGATCGTGATGCTGGGCGCGGTGGTCAACGCGGTGCTGGCCGATCGGCTCGACGCCGACGACGCCGCCGCGATGGACTACGAGCCGGGGTACGATCCGAGCGGACTCGCCGAGGGGGCGGCGGCAGCCGGCGTCGGCCAGGGTCCGAACGGAGCGCCGGGTGCCAGGGAGGGCGGCGCCTGCACGGCCGGCGAAACGAACGTGCACGCATCGAACGACCGACCGACGACAGACCGGCAAGTACAACGTGATGGCGCTCGACAATCTGACACAACCGAAGCGATGACTGGCGAGGATTCATCCGAACGACCGGACGACGCCGACGAGGACGCCGATCTCGGCGAGGAGACGCCGGACTCCGATAGCTCGGCGACGGGCGCGGGCGACCCGAAGACGGACGGCGGGCCCGGCGCGGACGCCGACCGGGAGTCCGGCGACTCGACCGGGCCGAACGGTCCGACCGCATCGGACGGTCCGACTACGTCGGACGACCCGAATGACGCGGACGACCCGACCGCCTCCGAACGCGTCCGCCCGGGAACGGCGCCGGCGAGCGAGGTGGCGCGGCTGAACAGCGAGATCGCGGACCTGCGCTCGGAACTCGACGAGTTCGAGGAGAACGTCGACGACCGGACGGTCGACCGCGACGAGTTCGAGGGCGATCTCAAGCGCTACGTCCGCAGGCGCGTCCGCCGCGGCCACGCGCGGGGTTGGGGGCCGTATCTGGTGTTACTCTACGGCACCGCGATGACGATCGCGGCGCTGTACACGCCCTACCTGGGCGGCGGCTGGGCGATCTTCGCGATGATCGTGATCTGGCTGTCGACGCTGGGGCTGTACGTCCTGATGGTGCTGGTCGGCGCCGGCCTGTCGCTGCTCGGCGTCCCCGGTCGGCTCCGGAACGCGATCGGGTCGTGGCGGTCCTGA
- a CDS encoding CBS domain-containing protein, whose amino-acid sequence MTEDVVTTTGDTPLHEVAATMAGEEVGSVVVVDDDESPVGIISDRTIALSIDDEGTLADRHVSDVMTGDIVTVTAGTSVFEVTQRLADAGVRRLPVIDGDGALEGIVSIDDVVVLLSQELENVSDVLSTQSHRL is encoded by the coding sequence ATGACCGAGGACGTCGTCACGACGACGGGGGACACGCCGCTGCACGAGGTCGCCGCGACGATGGCCGGCGAGGAGGTCGGCAGCGTCGTCGTGGTCGACGACGACGAATCGCCGGTCGGGATAATCAGCGATCGCACGATCGCGCTGTCGATCGACGACGAGGGGACGCTGGCGGATCGTCACGTCTCGGACGTGATGACCGGCGACATCGTCACCGTCACCGCGGGGACGAGCGTGTTCGAGGTGACCCAGCGCCTGGCCGACGCCGGCGTCCGCAGGCTGCCGGTGATCGACGGCGACGGAGCCCTGGAGGGGATCGTCTCGATCGACGACGTCGTCGTACTGCTCTCGCAGGAACTGGAGAACGTCAGCGACGTGCTCTCGACCCAGTCCCACCGGCTCTGA
- a CDS encoding TrkA family potassium uptake protein → MKFVIVGYGRVGIRTARILREEGHEVIVVENDPEKVDRAQSDGFQVVEGDGGEDETFEPIEMETIDAVAGLTGDLNVNFAACMIGKHNGARTVLRIDEDYRQDIYQKYADDVDEVIYPERLGAAGAKTALLGGDFNVLSDLTEQLQLSVFTIGDGSAAVGSRVSDVDLPESARIYAHGREHESLTIPLPGTTIESGDQVAVIVETESVGDVKTALAG, encoded by the coding sequence ATGAAGTTCGTTATCGTGGGGTACGGTCGGGTCGGCATCCGGACGGCCCGCATCCTGCGCGAGGAGGGACACGAGGTCATCGTCGTCGAGAACGACCCCGAGAAGGTCGACCGGGCCCAAAGCGACGGGTTCCAGGTCGTCGAGGGCGACGGCGGCGAGGACGAGACGTTCGAGCCGATCGAGATGGAGACGATCGACGCCGTCGCCGGCCTCACGGGCGATCTCAACGTCAACTTCGCGGCCTGCATGATCGGCAAGCACAACGGCGCCCGCACCGTGCTGCGCATCGACGAGGACTACCGCCAGGACATCTACCAGAAGTACGCCGACGACGTCGACGAGGTGATCTACCCCGAACGCCTCGGCGCCGCGGGCGCCAAGACGGCACTGCTTGGCGGTGACTTCAACGTGCTTTCCGACCTGACCGAGCAGCTCCAGCTGTCGGTGTTCACGATCGGCGACGGCTCCGCGGCGGTCGGCAGCCGCGTCAGCGACGTCGATCTTCCCGAGAGCGCCCGGATCTACGCACACGGCCGCGAGCACGAGTCGCTGACGATCCCCCTGCCCGGGACGACGATCGAGTCCGGCGACCAGGTCGCCGTGATCGTCGAAACCGAGAGCGTCGGCGACGTGAAGACGGCGCTGGCGGGCTGA
- the gfo6 gene encoding D-xylose 1-dehydrogenase Gfo6 has protein sequence MGERARENAGNVGRHFADFTRRDWEQSVEGGPIRFAVVGVGGFARNRALPAIKDVAATETTVLVSRSIGESDPVVDEYGVDAVLGYDEFHDGAATESYDAVYVATPNLFHRDYAESAARYGKHVLCEKPLAASAEDAAAMVDACDDADVTLMTAYRLQFEPAARRTREIIREGCIGRPVQIHSNFSTKLLDNFGPGHWRLDPDVAGGGALLDIGVYPLNTSRFLLGEDPVAVQGATNSWDPAFDRVDEHAAFQLAFPDGVVASCSTTFNGQPNSQLQIVGTEGSISIDSPYGDVPQEIVVECGDMRMEYTGPPVDDVVEEVAYFANHILTDRRPEPDGRDGLADLQAAEAVYESAETGERIEIDYL, from the coding sequence ATGGGGGAACGAGCCAGGGAGAACGCGGGCAACGTCGGACGACACTTCGCCGATTTCACGCGCCGGGACTGGGAACAGTCGGTCGAAGGGGGACCGATCCGGTTCGCTGTCGTCGGGGTCGGCGGGTTCGCGCGCAACCGCGCGCTGCCGGCGATCAAGGACGTTGCGGCCACCGAGACGACCGTGCTGGTCAGCCGTTCCATCGGGGAGTCCGACCCGGTCGTCGACGAGTACGGCGTCGACGCCGTGCTCGGCTACGACGAGTTCCACGACGGCGCGGCAACAGAGAGCTACGACGCCGTCTACGTCGCGACGCCGAACCTGTTCCACCGGGACTACGCCGAATCGGCGGCCCGGTACGGTAAGCACGTCCTCTGCGAGAAGCCGCTGGCGGCGAGCGCCGAGGACGCCGCCGCGATGGTCGACGCCTGCGACGACGCGGACGTGACGCTGATGACGGCCTACCGCCTGCAGTTCGAGCCCGCGGCGCGTCGCACGCGCGAGATCATCCGCGAGGGCTGTATCGGCCGGCCGGTCCAGATCCACAGCAACTTCTCGACGAAGCTGCTCGACAACTTCGGGCCAGGTCACTGGCGACTGGACCCCGACGTCGCCGGCGGCGGCGCCCTGCTCGACATCGGCGTCTACCCGCTGAACACATCGCGATTCCTGCTGGGCGAGGATCCCGTCGCGGTCCAGGGCGCGACCAACTCCTGGGACCCCGCGTTCGACCGGGTCGACGAGCACGCCGCCTTCCAGCTCGCCTTTCCCGACGGCGTCGTCGCCTCCTGCTCGACGACGTTCAACGGCCAGCCGAACAGTCAGTTACAGATCGTGGGCACCGAGGGGTCGATCTCGATCGACTCGCCCTACGGCGACGTCCCCCAGGAGATCGTCGTCGAGTGCGGCGACATGCGCATGGAGTACACCGGCCCGCCGGTCGACGACGTCGTCGAGGAGGTCGCGTACTTTGCGAACCACATCCTCACCGATCGCCGCCCCGAACCGGACGGCCGTGACGGGCTCGCGGACCTGCAGGCGGCCGAGGCCGTCTACGAGTCCGCGGAGACGGGCGAGCGAATCGAGATCGACTACCTGTAG